Within the Streptomyces sp. YIM 121038 genome, the region CGAGGCGATGCGGCAGGCGGTGTTCGCCTCGCGCCACAGGTCGTTGGTGTGGCGGTGGCCCGCCCGGTGCGCGCGCAGGGCGCGCTCCACCGCGACCCGGGTGTGCAGGACCGTGGCGGCGACGCTGCGCGGCTCCTCGGCGAGCCAGGCGCGCACCACGTCGGAGCCGGCGACGGCGGCCGCGAGGACCTGGGTGCGCTGGGTCCACAGGCCCCAGTCGGGGGTCTCGGTGAGCAGGTTCCTCGTCGACACCCAGCGGCCTGCCTTGAGGTCCTGGAGCACGGCGCGCAGCGGCGCGTCGTGACCGGCCGGGTGATACACCGGGCGGGCTAAGGGCATCGGGGGGTCCTCTGGGCTCTGACGGCGCGGCGGATCGGCCCGCACTGCGGGTGCGGTCCGGTCCGGGGCGCCGCGGTCCGTGTGGGGCTGCGGTCTTTCCGTGGGCGGTGGGCTGGGGCAGGAGGCTGTGGGCTGCGGGTTCCGTGAGTGATGAACTGTTGTGCGAGAGGGTGTTGTTGTTCGGCGGTCAGTGTAGAGCGGAGACTTCCGATTACTGGGCAGTCCTCGGATCTTTCTTGACCAACTTGTGTCAACGCGGCACGCCGTTGCGCGCTTTGGTTTCTCACTTGTTCAACAGCGGCCCCTATTGCGTACTTTGGGCGATCCGCGTCCCTTGACGGCCCCCCGCCCCCTGTAGCAGGCTGCCGCAGTGATCACGACTTACAGCGCGGTCCGCGCCGCCGGGCGGGAACGAGGCCGCGGATGACGGGCGGCGGCCCGGTTCTGGCCGTTGACCAGGGCACCTCCGGAACCAAGGCCCTCGTCGTCTGCCCCGAGCGCGGAGTGATCGCCTCCGGCAGCGCGCCCGTCCGCCCCCGCCATCTGCCCGGCGGCCGCGTCGAGGTCGGCCCCGGCGAACTGCTCGCCTCCGTGCTCGACGCCGGACGCGAGGCCCTGGACCGCGCGGGCGAGCCGGTCGCCGCCGTGGGCCTCGCCAACCAGGGCGAGACCGTCCTCGCCTGGGACCCGGCGACCGGCGAGCCGCTCACCGACGCCCTGGTCTGGCAGGACCGCCGCGCCGAACCCCTGTGCGCGGAACTCGCCGCGCACGCCGACGAGCTGAAGGACCTCACCGGGCTGCCGCTCGACCCGTACTTCGCCGCCCCCAAGATGGCGTGGATACGCCGCCACCTCACCCGCGGCGGCGTGGCCACCACCAGCGACGCCTGGCTGGTCCACCGGCTCACCGGCGCCTTCGTGACGGACGCCGCCACCGCGGGCCGCACCCAGCTCCTCGACCTGGACTCCGTCACCTGGTCCGAGCGTGCCCTCGGCCTCTTCGGCCTCGACGGCGAGGAGCTGCCCCGGGTCGTGGACGCCGCCGAACAGGTCGGCACCACCCAGGCCTTCGGCGGCGAGCTGCCGCTGACCGGCCTCCTCGTCGACCAGCAGGCCGCGCTCCTCGCCCAGGACGTCACCGAACCCGGCACCGCCAAGTGCACCTACGGCACCGGCGCGTTCCTGCTCGCGCAGACCGGGGCCCGGCCGCGCCGGGGCGCGTCGGGCCTGGTCGCCTGCGTCGCCTGGCGCCTCGCGGGCCGCAGCAGCTACTGCCTGGACGGCCAGGTCTACACGGCCGCGTCCGCCGTGCGCTGGCTCACCGACCTCG harbors:
- a CDS encoding FGGY family carbohydrate kinase — encoded protein: MTGGGPVLAVDQGTSGTKALVVCPERGVIASGSAPVRPRHLPGGRVEVGPGELLASVLDAGREALDRAGEPVAAVGLANQGETVLAWDPATGEPLTDALVWQDRRAEPLCAELAAHADELKDLTGLPLDPYFAAPKMAWIRRHLTRGGVATTSDAWLVHRLTGAFVTDAATAGRTQLLDLDSVTWSERALGLFGLDGEELPRVVDAAEQVGTTQAFGGELPLTGLLVDQQAALLAQDVTEPGTAKCTYGTGAFLLAQTGARPRRGASGLVACVAWRLAGRSSYCLDGQVYTAASAVRWLTDLGVITGARDLDPVGSAVPDSGGVTFVPALAGLAAPWWRGDVRGSLTGLGLDTTPGHLVRALCEGLAAQVAELADAAAADLGEPLRSLRVDGGLTRSALLMQTQADLLQRPVEVSALPDVTALGVGAVARLGLDPGLGLDDVVPVWRPVAVYEPRIGPDEAATRRAAFRAEVTALLERTPPS